A portion of the Burkholderia sp. GAS332 genome contains these proteins:
- a CDS encoding 5-dehydro-4-deoxyglucarate dehydratase, with translation MTSPQELKAIVSEGLLSFPVTDFDEQGDFRADTYAERLEWLAPYGATALFAAGGTGEFFSLTKSDYTNVIRTATETCRGKVPILAGAGGPTRVAIEYAQEAERLGASGVLLMPHYLTEASQEGIAAHVEQVCKAVKNIGVIVYNRANSKLNADMLERLADSCPNLIGFKDGVGEIEAMVTIRRRLGDRFSYLGGLPTAEVYAAAYKALGVPVYSSAVFNFIPKTAMDFYRAISADDHATVGKLIDEFFLPYLAIRNRRQGYAVSIVKAGAKLVGHSAGPVRAPLTDLTEEEMAQLNVLIKKLGAQ, from the coding sequence ATGACCTCACCTCAAGAACTCAAAGCGATCGTTTCCGAAGGCCTGCTGTCCTTTCCGGTAACCGACTTCGACGAGCAAGGCGATTTCCGCGCCGATACTTATGCCGAGCGTCTCGAATGGCTCGCACCGTACGGCGCGACCGCGCTGTTTGCTGCAGGCGGCACGGGCGAATTTTTTTCGCTGACCAAAAGCGACTACACGAACGTGATCCGCACGGCGACCGAGACTTGCAGAGGCAAGGTGCCGATTCTTGCCGGCGCGGGCGGCCCGACGCGTGTGGCGATCGAATACGCACAGGAAGCCGAGCGTCTCGGCGCCAGCGGCGTGCTGCTGATGCCGCACTATCTGACTGAGGCATCGCAGGAAGGGATTGCTGCGCACGTCGAGCAGGTCTGCAAGGCGGTGAAGAACATCGGCGTGATCGTCTATAACCGCGCGAATTCGAAGCTGAATGCGGACATGCTCGAACGACTCGCGGACAGTTGCCCGAACCTGATCGGCTTCAAGGACGGCGTGGGTGAAATCGAGGCGATGGTGACGATTCGCCGCCGCCTTGGCGACCGCTTCTCGTATCTCGGCGGCTTGCCGACCGCGGAAGTCTACGCCGCGGCTTATAAGGCGCTGGGCGTGCCGGTGTATTCGTCGGCCGTGTTCAACTTCATCCCGAAGACCGCGATGGATTTCTATCGCGCGATTTCAGCCGATGATCACGCGACTGTCGGCAAGCTGATCGACGAGTTCTTCCTGCCGTATCTGGCGATCCGTAACCGCCGCCAAGGTTATGCGGTGAGTATCGTGAAGGCCGGTGCGAAGCTGGTCGGCCACAGCGCAGGTCCGGTGCGGGCACCGCTGACCGACCTGACCGAAGAAGAGATGGCGCAACTCAACGTGCTGATCAAGAAGCTCGGCGCGCAGTAA